A single Tenacibaculum sp. 190524A02b DNA region contains:
- a CDS encoding M13 family metallopeptidase encodes MRTFYKLVFTTAITSLVTVACKTDKKQPEEKVQGIVLENMDTSVKPVDDFFRYVNGTWIDKTNIPDDQTSWGGFNQLRKNTDADVLTILNKAIKERDFPKVKDSNGNEIDSDQEKAVNYYETIMDTVARNKSGKEPVKPFLNKIKEIKNLNDVQQFLTNMAPYGGGAFYGFGVFNDLKNSSMNAGYMGAESLGLTRDYYVDEKVKDKLEKYQEFVARMLQEFGDDESTAKKNAATIVGFEKSLAEPMMTKEERRDTRKIYNPMTIEELTTLAPTIDWNAYLKGIGVENIDKIIVTDPNYFKAMSEILNTRSIEDIKLLLRWNTINNSLGLLSTDLEKANWEFYSKEMRGSKKQRPRDERALGSLNRAIGEALGKLYVDAKFPPEAKKKAKEMIDNVMLGFEKRIAQLPWMSEETKKKALEKLHKLTVKIAYPDKWKDYSALQVTGLKNGGTYFENAINVSKWNFNKGIAKLGKEVDRSEWGMSPQTVNAYFNPVNNEIVFPAAILQPPFYNYKADEAVNYGGIGAVIGHEISHSFDDSGARFDGDGNLKNWWTEEDSKKFADAGQKLVSQFDNIIAIDSMHLNGKFTLGENIGDLGGVQAAYEGLQIFLAKNGRPENIDGYTPEQRFFLSWGTIWRTKMRDEALKNKIMTDTHAPGMYRAYMPLKNVDSFYEAFEVKEGDKMYLKPEDRVRIW; translated from the coding sequence ATGAGAACCTTTTATAAACTTGTTTTTACCACTGCTATTACTTCTTTAGTAACTGTAGCATGTAAAACAGATAAAAAGCAACCTGAGGAAAAAGTTCAAGGGATTGTTTTAGAAAACATGGATACATCTGTAAAGCCTGTTGATGATTTTTTCCGATATGTAAATGGAACTTGGATAGACAAAACCAACATCCCTGACGACCAAACTTCTTGGGGTGGATTTAATCAACTTCGTAAAAATACAGATGCAGATGTCTTAACTATTTTAAACAAGGCTATCAAAGAACGTGACTTTCCAAAAGTTAAGGATAGTAATGGTAATGAAATAGATTCTGATCAAGAAAAAGCTGTTAATTATTACGAAACCATTATGGACACTGTTGCTAGAAATAAATCTGGCAAAGAACCTGTTAAACCTTTTCTTAATAAAATTAAAGAAATTAAAAATTTAAATGATGTACAACAGTTTTTAACTAACATGGCTCCTTATGGAGGTGGTGCATTTTATGGTTTTGGTGTTTTTAATGATTTAAAAAACAGCAGTATGAATGCTGGTTATATGGGAGCCGAAAGTTTAGGTTTAACCAGAGATTATTATGTTGACGAAAAAGTAAAAGATAAATTGGAAAAATATCAAGAGTTTGTTGCTAGGATGCTTCAAGAGTTTGGAGACGATGAAAGTACTGCTAAAAAGAACGCAGCTACAATTGTTGGATTTGAAAAAAGCTTAGCAGAACCAATGATGACCAAAGAGGAACGTAGAGACACTCGAAAAATCTACAATCCTATGACTATAGAAGAATTAACTACTCTGGCTCCAACAATTGATTGGAACGCTTACTTAAAAGGTATTGGTGTAGAAAATATTGACAAAATAATTGTTACTGATCCTAACTACTTCAAAGCAATGAGTGAAATTTTAAATACTCGCTCTATTGAGGACATCAAATTATTACTACGTTGGAACACAATTAATAATTCTTTAGGTTTATTATCTACTGATTTAGAAAAAGCAAACTGGGAATTCTACAGTAAAGAAATGCGTGGTTCTAAAAAGCAACGTCCAAGAGACGAGCGTGCTTTAGGAAGTTTAAACCGTGCTATTGGGGAAGCTCTAGGTAAACTATATGTAGACGCTAAGTTCCCTCCTGAAGCCAAGAAAAAAGCTAAAGAGATGATTGACAATGTAATGTTAGGCTTTGAAAAACGTATTGCGCAATTACCATGGATGAGTGAAGAAACCAAGAAAAAAGCTTTAGAAAAACTTCATAAATTAACTGTTAAGATTGCATATCCTGATAAATGGAAAGATTATTCTGCTTTACAAGTAACAGGCTTAAAAAATGGTGGTACATACTTTGAAAATGCTATTAATGTTTCTAAATGGAACTTTAATAAAGGTATTGCCAAGCTAGGCAAAGAGGTTGATAGATCTGAATGGGGAATGTCTCCACAAACTGTGAATGCTTATTTCAACCCTGTAAATAATGAAATTGTATTTCCTGCTGCTATTTTACAACCTCCTTTTTACAATTACAAAGCTGATGAGGCTGTGAATTATGGAGGAATTGGCGCTGTAATTGGGCATGAAATCTCTCATAGTTTTGATGATTCTGGAGCTCGTTTTGATGGTGATGGAAACCTTAAAAACTGGTGGACCGAAGAAGATTCTAAAAAGTTTGCTGATGCTGGGCAAAAATTAGTAAGTCAATTTGACAACATCATTGCCATTGATAGTATGCACCTAAATGGTAAATTTACTTTAGGTGAAAACATTGGTGATTTAGGTGGTGTACAAGCTGCTTATGAAGGATTACAAATTTTCTTGGCTAAAAATGGTCGCCCAGAAAATATTGATGGATACACTCCTGAACAACGCTTCTTTTTATCTTGGGGAACCATTTGGAGGACTAAAATGCGTGACGAAGCTCTAAAAAATAAAATTATGACAGACACACATGCTCCTGGTATGTATAGAGCCTATATGCCACTTAAAAATGTGGACTCTTTTTATGAAGCTTTTGAAGTAAAAGAAGGAGATAAAATGTATTTAAAACCTGAAGATCGAGTTAGAATTTGGTAA
- a CDS encoding prolyl oligopeptidase family serine peptidase, translated as MRKLIFPIVLASTFFIACKPSNKTNTQSKITVNYPETTKKPVIDDYFGTKITDNYRWLEDDRSNETEAWVKAENEVTFDYLNKIPYRNQLKERLTELWNYEKVGTPFKEGNYTYYYKNNGLQNQYVLYRKDKNGKEEVFLDPNTFSKDGTTSLGAISFTKDGKTLAYSISEGGSDWRKVIIMDAETKEIKEDTLVDVKFSGISWKGNEGFYYSSYDKPKGSELSAKTDQHKLYFHKLGTPQSSDKVIFGATSEEKHRYVGGYLTEDQRFLLISASTSTSGNKLFIKDLTNSNSKLIPIINNFDSDTYVIDSRGDTLYMVTNLNAPNKKIVTTSFNNPTSENWEDFIPETENVLSPSTGAGYFFAEYMVDAVSKVLQYDFNGKLIREVKLPGVGSSGGFSGKTEAKELYFSFTNYNTPGSSYKFNPETGEYQLYWKPSISFNSDNYESKQVFYNSKDGTKVPMIITHKKGIELNGKNPTILYGYGGFNVSLTPSFSIANAVWMEQGGIYAVPNLRGGGEYGKKWHDAGTQLKKQNVFDDFIAAAEYLVSNKYTSSDYLAIRGGSNGGLLVGATMTQRPDLMKVALPAVGVLDMLRYHTFTAGAGWAYDYGTSEQSKEMFEYLKEYSPVHNVKSEVEYPATLVTTGDHDDRVVPAHSFKFAAELQDKQKGTNPVLIRIETNAGHGAGTPVAKTIEQYADIFGFTLFNMGFEALPSSLKTKIKS; from the coding sequence ATGAGAAAACTAATCTTTCCTATTGTATTAGCTAGTACTTTTTTTATAGCTTGTAAACCATCAAACAAAACAAATACACAAAGTAAAATTACAGTGAATTATCCTGAAACTACTAAAAAGCCAGTAATCGACGATTATTTCGGTACAAAAATCACCGATAATTATCGTTGGTTAGAGGATGATAGAAGTAACGAAACTGAAGCTTGGGTAAAAGCCGAAAATGAAGTTACTTTTGACTACCTAAATAAAATTCCTTATCGTAATCAATTAAAAGAGCGATTAACCGAATTATGGAACTATGAAAAAGTAGGTACTCCTTTTAAAGAAGGTAACTATACTTATTATTACAAAAATAATGGACTACAAAACCAATATGTTTTATATAGAAAAGACAAAAATGGCAAAGAGGAGGTTTTTTTAGACCCTAATACTTTTTCAAAAGATGGCACTACTTCTTTAGGTGCAATTAGCTTTACTAAAGATGGAAAAACTCTAGCTTATTCAATTTCTGAAGGAGGAAGTGATTGGAGAAAAGTAATAATTATGGATGCTGAAACTAAAGAAATCAAAGAAGACACTTTGGTAGACGTAAAGTTTTCAGGAATTTCTTGGAAAGGTAACGAAGGGTTTTACTATTCTAGTTATGACAAACCTAAAGGAAGTGAGTTATCTGCAAAAACAGATCAACACAAATTATATTTTCATAAGCTAGGAACCCCACAAAGTTCTGACAAAGTAATTTTTGGAGCAACTTCAGAAGAAAAACACCGTTATGTGGGAGGTTATTTAACAGAAGACCAACGTTTTTTATTAATTTCAGCTTCAACATCTACCTCTGGAAACAAACTATTTATAAAAGACCTTACCAACTCTAATAGTAAACTAATACCAATTATCAACAATTTTGATAGCGATACATACGTAATTGATAGCAGAGGAGATACACTATATATGGTTACCAACTTAAATGCTCCAAACAAAAAAATAGTAACTACTAGTTTTAACAATCCTACCTCTGAAAACTGGGAAGACTTTATTCCGGAAACAGAGAATGTATTATCTCCATCAACTGGTGCAGGTTATTTTTTTGCTGAATACATGGTTGATGCTGTTTCAAAAGTTTTGCAATATGATTTTAATGGAAAATTAATCCGTGAAGTTAAACTACCAGGCGTAGGTTCTTCTGGAGGGTTTTCTGGTAAGACTGAAGCCAAAGAACTTTACTTTTCATTTACTAATTATAATACTCCCGGATCATCTTATAAGTTTAATCCAGAAACTGGGGAATATCAATTATACTGGAAACCAAGTATATCTTTCAACAGCGATAATTATGAGAGCAAACAAGTGTTTTATAACTCAAAAGACGGAACAAAGGTACCTATGATAATAACTCATAAAAAAGGCATTGAGTTAAATGGTAAAAACCCCACTATTTTATATGGTTATGGTGGTTTTAATGTAAGTCTTACACCTAGTTTTAGTATTGCTAATGCTGTCTGGATGGAACAAGGCGGAATATACGCAGTTCCTAACTTAAGAGGTGGTGGTGAATATGGAAAAAAATGGCATGATGCAGGAACTCAATTAAAGAAACAAAATGTTTTTGATGATTTTATTGCTGCAGCTGAATATTTAGTATCTAACAAATACACATCCTCAGATTACTTAGCAATTCGTGGAGGATCTAACGGTGGTTTGTTAGTGGGAGCTACAATGACACAACGTCCTGATTTAATGAAAGTAGCTTTACCTGCTGTTGGTGTATTAGATATGCTTCGTTACCATACCTTTACAGCTGGAGCTGGTTGGGCATATGATTATGGAACTTCTGAACAAAGCAAAGAGATGTTTGAGTATTTAAAAGAATACTCTCCTGTACATAATGTTAAATCAGAAGTTGAATACCCTGCTACGCTAGTTACTACAGGCGATCATGATGATAGAGTAGTACCTGCACATAGTTTTAAGTTTGCTGCTGAACTTCAAGACAAACAAAAAGGAACCAACCCTGTATTAATAAGAATTGAAACAAATGCTGGTCACGGAGCTGGTACTCCAGTTGCTAAAACAATTGAACAATATGCTGATATCTTTGGTTTTACACTATTCAACATGGGGTTTGAAGCACTACCTAGCTCTTTAAAAACTAAAATAAAATCTTAA
- the trxA gene encoding thioredoxin, with product MTENLTKDTFFEKVFNYEKNKEWKFEGKIPAIIDFYADWCGPCKMLAPVLEELSSEYEGKIHIYKIDTEAEQELSAAFGIRSIPSMLFCPVDEEPQMAHGALPKKQIKQIIEDVLKIQN from the coding sequence ATGACAGAAAACTTAACAAAAGACACTTTTTTCGAAAAGGTTTTTAACTATGAAAAAAATAAAGAATGGAAGTTTGAAGGTAAAATCCCTGCAATAATAGATTTTTATGCAGACTGGTGTGGACCTTGTAAAATGTTAGCTCCAGTTTTAGAAGAGCTAAGTAGTGAATATGAGGGTAAAATACATATCTATAAAATAGATACAGAAGCTGAACAAGAATTATCTGCAGCTTTTGGTATTCGAAGTATTCCATCTATGCTTTTTTGTCCGGTAGATGAAGAACCACAAATGGCACATGGAGCATTGCCTAAAAAACAGATCAAACAAATTATTGAAGATGTGTTAAAAATTCAAAATTAG
- a CDS encoding ribonucleotide-diphosphate reductase subunit beta: MARIEPILQENKDRFVIFPIQHNDLWEWYKKQQACFWTAEEIDLHSDLNDWNNKLTDDERYFIKHILAFFAASDGIVNENLAENFVNEVQYSEAKFFYGFQIMMENIHSETYSLLIDTYIKNEEEKDKLFKAIEVFPAIKKKAEWALKWIDSDSFAERLIAFAAVEGIFFSGSFCSIFWLKKRGLLPGLTFSNELISRDEGMHCDFAVHLHNNHLVNKVPKERISEIIISALDIEREFITESLPVSLIGMNAKLMTQYLEYVTDRLLVEFGCKKVYESTNPFDFMEMISLEGKTNFFEKRVSEYQKAGVKSGGTGNISFDADF; this comes from the coding sequence ATGGCTAGAATTGAACCAATTTTGCAGGAGAATAAGGATAGATTTGTAATTTTTCCAATTCAACACAATGATTTGTGGGAATGGTATAAAAAGCAACAAGCCTGTTTTTGGACTGCTGAAGAAATTGATTTACATTCAGATTTAAACGATTGGAATAACAAGTTAACTGATGATGAACGCTATTTTATTAAGCATATATTAGCATTTTTTGCAGCGTCAGATGGTATTGTAAATGAAAATTTAGCTGAAAATTTTGTAAATGAAGTTCAGTATTCTGAAGCCAAGTTTTTTTATGGATTCCAAATAATGATGGAGAATATTCATTCTGAAACATATTCTCTGTTAATAGATACTTATATCAAAAACGAAGAAGAAAAAGATAAACTTTTTAAAGCTATTGAAGTATTTCCAGCAATCAAGAAAAAAGCTGAATGGGCATTGAAATGGATTGATTCCGATTCTTTTGCGGAAAGGTTAATTGCCTTTGCTGCAGTAGAAGGGATTTTCTTTTCAGGATCGTTTTGTTCTATTTTTTGGTTAAAAAAGAGAGGATTACTTCCTGGTTTAACATTTTCTAATGAATTAATATCTAGGGATGAAGGAATGCATTGTGATTTTGCTGTGCATTTACACAATAATCATTTAGTGAATAAAGTTCCTAAAGAAAGAATTTCTGAGATTATTATTTCAGCACTAGATATTGAAAGAGAGTTTATTACTGAGTCTTTACCTGTTAGTTTAATTGGTATGAATGCTAAGTTAATGACTCAATATTTAGAATATGTTACTGACAGACTTTTAGTAGAGTTTGGATGTAAAAAAGTGTATGAATCTACAAACCCTTTTGATTTCATGGAAATGATATCTTTAGAAGGTAAAACTAATTTCTTTGAGAAAAGAGTTTCAGAGTATCAAAAAGCAGGTGTGAAATCTGGTGGTACTGGAAATATTAGCTTTGACGCTGATTTTTAA
- a CDS encoding ribonucleoside-diphosphate reductase subunit alpha — MYVVKRDGRKEPVMFDKITERVRKMCYGLNSIVDPVKVAMRVIEGLYDGVTTSELDNLAAEIAATLTTAHPDYAKLAARIAVSNLHKNTKKSFSETMTDLYNYVNPRTGKKAPLLADDVYQIIMDNSEKLDSTIIYSRDFNYDYFGFKTLERSYLLKLNGQIVERPQQMLMRVSIGIHKEDIDEAIATYELMSKKYFTHATPTLFNSGTPKPQMSSCFLLQMKEDSIDGIYDTLKQTAKISQSAGGIGLSIHNIRATGSYISGTNGTSNGIVPMLRVFNDTARYVDQGGGKRKGSFAMYLEPWHADIFDFLDLKKNHGKEEMRARDLFYAMWISDLFMKRVQEDADWTLMCPHECPHLYDTYGEEFERLYTSYEEAGKGRRKIKARDLWEKILESQIETGTPYMLYKDAANRKSNQKNLGTIRSSNLCTEIMEYTAEDEVAVCNLASIAIPMFVAQDENGDKFFDHQKLFEVTKKVIRNLDTVIDRNYYPVIEAENSNIRHRPVGLGIQGLADAFIMLRLPFTGDEAKKLNQEIFETLYFASVTSSMEMAKVKGAYSTFKGSPMSQGEFQHNMWGVKDDELSGRWDWKSLREEVVEHGVRNSLLVAPMPTASTSQILGNNEAFEPYTSNIYTRRVLSGEFIVVNKHLLEDLVELGLWDNNMKEDIMRANGSIQHIESIPQDLKDLYKTVWEMSMKDVIDMARHRGYFIDQSQSLNLFMKDPDFGKLTSMHFYAWKSGLKTGMYYLRTKSAVNAKQFTLNVEEKKKEDEAMSAEEFKAMVEASKNAGPDDCLMCGS; from the coding sequence ATGTATGTAGTAAAAAGAGACGGCAGAAAAGAGCCAGTGATGTTCGACAAAATCACGGAACGTGTTAGAAAAATGTGCTATGGTTTAAACAGTATTGTAGACCCTGTAAAGGTTGCAATGCGTGTTATTGAAGGATTGTATGACGGAGTAACAACTTCTGAACTTGATAATTTGGCAGCAGAAATTGCAGCAACATTAACTACAGCACATCCTGACTATGCTAAGTTAGCAGCAAGAATTGCAGTGTCAAATTTACATAAGAATACCAAAAAATCATTTTCAGAAACAATGACGGATTTATATAACTATGTAAATCCAAGAACAGGTAAAAAAGCACCGTTGTTAGCTGATGATGTTTATCAAATTATTATGGATAATTCGGAGAAGTTAGATTCTACAATTATTTATAGCCGTGATTTCAACTATGATTATTTTGGGTTTAAAACTTTAGAACGTTCTTATTTATTAAAGCTTAATGGGCAAATTGTCGAACGCCCTCAACAAATGCTAATGCGTGTTTCTATCGGTATACATAAAGAGGATATTGATGAAGCTATTGCTACATATGAATTAATGAGTAAAAAATATTTTACTCATGCTACACCAACATTATTTAATTCCGGTACGCCTAAACCACAAATGTCTTCTTGTTTTTTACTACAAATGAAAGAGGATAGTATTGATGGAATTTATGATACGTTAAAACAAACAGCTAAAATTTCGCAATCTGCAGGAGGAATAGGGTTGTCTATTCATAATATCCGTGCTACAGGATCCTACATCAGTGGTACTAATGGAACTTCTAATGGTATTGTTCCAATGCTACGCGTATTTAATGATACTGCACGTTATGTAGATCAAGGAGGAGGTAAGAGAAAAGGGTCGTTTGCAATGTACTTAGAGCCTTGGCATGCGGATATATTTGACTTTTTAGATTTAAAAAAGAATCATGGTAAAGAGGAAATGCGTGCACGTGATTTGTTTTATGCAATGTGGATTTCTGATTTATTTATGAAGCGCGTTCAAGAAGATGCTGATTGGACTTTAATGTGTCCACATGAGTGTCCTCATTTATACGATACTTACGGAGAAGAGTTTGAGCGTTTATATACAAGTTATGAAGAAGCAGGAAAAGGAAGAAGAAAGATTAAGGCACGTGATTTATGGGAGAAAATTCTAGAGTCACAAATAGAGACTGGTACGCCTTATATGTTGTATAAAGATGCAGCTAACCGCAAATCTAACCAGAAAAACTTGGGAACAATTCGTTCATCTAACTTGTGTACTGAGATTATGGAGTATACGGCTGAAGATGAGGTAGCTGTATGTAACTTAGCTTCAATAGCGATTCCTATGTTTGTAGCACAAGATGAAAACGGAGATAAGTTTTTTGATCATCAAAAATTATTTGAAGTTACTAAAAAAGTTATTAGAAACTTAGATACGGTAATTGATAGAAATTATTATCCTGTAATTGAAGCAGAAAATTCAAATATACGCCATCGCCCTGTTGGTCTAGGTATTCAAGGTTTAGCGGATGCATTTATTATGTTAAGATTGCCTTTTACTGGTGATGAAGCAAAGAAGTTGAATCAGGAAATATTTGAAACTTTATATTTTGCATCAGTAACTTCATCTATGGAAATGGCTAAAGTAAAAGGAGCGTATTCTACTTTTAAAGGTTCGCCAATGTCACAGGGTGAATTTCAACACAACATGTGGGGAGTTAAAGATGATGAGTTAAGTGGAAGATGGGATTGGAAATCATTACGTGAAGAAGTTGTGGAGCATGGTGTTCGTAATTCTTTATTGGTGGCACCAATGCCAACGGCATCAACATCGCAAATATTAGGAAATAATGAGGCTTTTGAACCTTATACTTCTAATATATATACAAGAAGAGTACTTTCTGGAGAGTTTATTGTAGTGAACAAACATTTATTAGAGGATTTAGTTGAATTAGGACTTTGGGATAATAATATGAAAGAAGATATTATGCGTGCCAACGGATCTATTCAGCATATTGAAAGTATTCCACAAGATTTAAAAGATTTATACAAAACAGTGTGGGAAATGAGTATGAAAGATGTTATAGATATGGCTCGTCATAGAGGGTATTTTATAGATCAATCTCAGTCGTTAAACCTATTTATGAAAGATCCTGATTTTGGTAAATTAACATCAATGCATTTCTATGCTTGGAAATCAGGATTAAAAACAGGTATGTATTACTTACGTACAAAGTCTGCTGTTAATGCTAAGCAGTTTACGTTGAATGTAGAGGAAAAAAAGAAAGAAGATGAGGCAATGAGTGCTGAAGAGTTTAAAGCCATGGTAGAAGCGTCTAAAAATGCTGGTCCAGACGATTGCTTAATGTGTGGTTCATAG
- a CDS encoding Panacea domain-containing protein — MGTTSSVANEFIKLAKHSDYELTNMKLVKLMYVAQGLSLSILERPIFKNDSIEAWKFGPVIPSVYHEFKHFKSSPITSNSVMLDNDWEQLSEPKLKNEDDKKVVLLTWQLYKNISATDLVDLTHMPGTPWSLTYRPGQNRVIDNELIKRYYDKFVINLDKELKSA, encoded by the coding sequence ATGGGGACCACTAGTTCTGTAGCGAACGAATTTATAAAGCTTGCAAAGCATTCAGATTATGAATTAACTAATATGAAGTTAGTTAAATTAATGTATGTTGCCCAAGGACTATCCTTGTCTATTTTAGAGCGTCCTATTTTTAAAAACGATTCTATTGAAGCTTGGAAATTTGGCCCTGTAATTCCAAGTGTATATCACGAATTTAAACACTTTAAATCTAGTCCTATTACTAGTAACTCTGTGATGCTTGACAATGATTGGGAACAACTATCTGAACCAAAATTAAAGAATGAAGACGATAAGAAGGTAGTTTTACTAACTTGGCAGTTATACAAAAATATTTCTGCTACCGATTTAGTAGACTTAACTCACATGCCTGGAACTCCATGGAGTTTAACCTATAGACCTGGTCAAAATAGAGTTATAGACAATGAACTTATTAAAAGATACTACGATAAGTTTGTGATTAACCTAGACAAAGAGCTAAAAAGTGCATAA
- a CDS encoding deoxyguanosinetriphosphate triphosphohydrolase, whose amino-acid sequence MNWEQLLSLKRYGDKQKRERANQDETRLGFEVDFDRIIFSSAFRSLQDKTQVIPLSKTDFVHTRLTHSLEVSVVGRTLGRRVGQEILKRYPNLVSLGYTFNDFGAIVAAASVMHDIGNPPFGHSGEKAIGEYFKTGKGLKYKSQLTELEYQDLIDFEGNANGLKILTENREGIPGGLRLSYATLGAFIKYPKESLPKKPTQHIVDKKYGFFQSEKHAFLDLVEDLGLLKKESIGTAYYRHPLAYLVEAADDICYTIIDFEDGINLGLIDEDYALEYMIKLVKDTIDSKKYHSLQHKKDRVSYLRALAIGVLINEAVKVFLENEKAILNGTFDKGLLDKCRYEAQINDIIKISVEKIYNSKEVIEKEVAGYKIIADLLDVFVTALNNKYDGTMSNFDKLVLKLLPAEYQLEKDSLYDRIMQICSYVSGLSDGFAIRLHKKIAGNII is encoded by the coding sequence ATGAATTGGGAACAGCTACTATCATTAAAAAGATATGGAGACAAACAGAAAAGAGAACGTGCCAATCAAGATGAAACAAGGTTAGGTTTTGAAGTTGATTTTGATAGGATTATATTTTCATCTGCATTTAGAAGTTTGCAAGATAAAACACAGGTAATTCCTCTATCTAAAACTGACTTTGTTCATACTCGATTAACACATAGTTTAGAGGTTTCAGTTGTTGGGCGTACTTTAGGAAGAAGAGTGGGGCAAGAGATTTTAAAACGGTATCCTAATTTGGTTAGTTTAGGGTATACGTTTAATGATTTCGGAGCTATTGTTGCGGCAGCTTCAGTAATGCATGATATTGGAAATCCTCCTTTTGGTCATTCAGGAGAAAAAGCAATAGGTGAGTATTTTAAAACTGGAAAAGGATTAAAATATAAAAGTCAATTAACAGAATTAGAATATCAAGATTTAATTGATTTTGAAGGAAATGCTAATGGTCTAAAAATCTTAACAGAAAATAGAGAAGGAATTCCAGGAGGTTTAAGGCTTTCTTATGCTACGTTAGGAGCTTTTATTAAGTACCCTAAGGAAAGTTTGCCTAAAAAACCAACGCAACACATAGTTGATAAAAAATATGGTTTTTTCCAATCTGAAAAACACGCTTTTTTAGATTTGGTAGAAGATTTAGGTTTGTTAAAAAAGGAAAGTATTGGTACGGCTTACTACAGACATCCATTGGCGTATTTAGTAGAAGCAGCTGATGATATATGTTATACAATAATTGATTTTGAAGATGGAATTAACTTAGGTTTAATTGATGAAGATTATGCGTTAGAGTATATGATTAAGTTGGTAAAAGATACTATTGATAGTAAAAAATACCATTCACTTCAACATAAAAAAGATCGAGTAAGTTATTTAAGAGCTTTAGCAATTGGTGTCTTAATAAATGAAGCTGTAAAAGTGTTTTTAGAAAATGAAAAAGCAATACTTAATGGAACTTTTGACAAAGGGTTATTAGATAAATGTAGATATGAAGCGCAAATAAATGACATTATTAAAATAAGCGTAGAGAAAATATATAATAGTAAGGAAGTAATAGAAAAAGAAGTAGCAGGCTATAAAATTATTGCTGATTTACTAGATGTGTTTGTAACAGCATTAAATAATAAATATGATGGAACTATGTCAAACTTTGATAAGCTAGTATTAAAACTGTTGCCAGCAGAATATCAGTTAGAAAAGGATAGCTTGTATGATCGTATTATGCAGATATGTAGTTACGTGTCAGGTTTGTCAGATGGCTTTGCTATTAGATTACATAAAAAAATAGCAGGAAACATCATTTAA
- a CDS encoding DUF3109 family protein, with the protein MFQLGKTIVSEDLIQKDFVCNLSACKGTCCVDGEAGAPLNKEETKILEEIYPKVKPFLRKEGIEEIEKNGTWITSDFNELETPLINHAECAYVIFDDKGTALCAIEEAYNKGIIDWKKPISCHLYPVRVRDYSEFAAVNYHKWDICDDACSLGKELQVPIYKFLKEALIRKFGQNWYDELEKIAGETS; encoded by the coding sequence ATGTTTCAACTAGGAAAAACTATTGTTTCTGAAGATTTAATACAAAAAGATTTTGTGTGTAATCTATCTGCTTGTAAAGGTACTTGCTGCGTTGATGGTGAGGCTGGCGCTCCTTTAAATAAAGAAGAAACAAAAATACTTGAAGAAATTTACCCTAAAGTAAAACCTTTTTTACGTAAAGAAGGTATAGAAGAAATTGAGAAAAATGGTACATGGATTACTAGTGATTTTAATGAACTAGAAACTCCTTTGATTAACCATGCTGAATGTGCTTATGTTATTTTTGATGACAAAGGCACTGCTTTATGCGCTATTGAAGAAGCATATAATAAAGGTATTATTGACTGGAAAAAACCTATTTCATGTCATTTATATCCTGTAAGAGTAAGAGACTATAGTGAATTTGCTGCAGTAAACTATCATAAGTGGGACATCTGTGACGACGCCTGTTCTTTAGGTAAAGAATTGCAAGTACCTATATACAAGTTTTTAAAAGAAGCACTGATCAGAAAGTTTGGTCAAAACTGGTATGATGAATTAGAAAAAATAGCAGGAGAGACATCTTAA